In the genome of Pseudomonas protegens, one region contains:
- a CDS encoding acyl-CoA dehydrogenase family protein, with amino-acid sequence MSACQEYFDPSHQLVRDSVRRFVEREILPEIQQWEEAESFPRELYLKAGAAGILGIGYPEALGGSHEGDLFAKIAASEELMRGGSGGLVAGLGSLDIGLPPIVKWARPEVRERVVPQVLSGEKICALAVTEPSGGSDVANLQTRAVRDGDHYRVSGSKTFITSGVRADYYTVAVRTGDPGYGGISLLLIEKGSPGFTVGRQLKKMGWWASDTAELFFDDCRVPVGNLIGAQNIGFACIMGNFQSERLALALMANMTAQMALEESLKWARQREAFGKPIAKFQVLKHRLAEMATALEVSREFTYRQAAQMAAGKSVIKEISMAKNFATDTADRITHDAVQILGGMGYMRDSLVERLYRDNRILSIGGGTREVMNEIISKQMGL; translated from the coding sequence ATGTCTGCCTGCCAGGAATACTTCGACCCCAGCCACCAGTTGGTCCGCGACAGCGTGCGACGTTTCGTCGAGCGCGAAATTCTCCCCGAGATCCAGCAGTGGGAGGAGGCCGAAAGCTTTCCCCGCGAGTTGTATCTCAAGGCCGGTGCCGCCGGGATTCTCGGCATCGGCTACCCCGAAGCCCTGGGCGGCAGTCACGAGGGCGATCTGTTCGCCAAGATCGCCGCCAGCGAAGAGTTGATGCGCGGTGGTTCCGGCGGCCTGGTGGCAGGGCTGGGGTCGCTGGATATCGGCCTGCCGCCCATCGTCAAATGGGCTCGCCCCGAAGTGCGCGAGCGCGTGGTGCCACAGGTGCTGTCCGGAGAGAAGATCTGCGCGCTGGCGGTGACCGAGCCCAGTGGCGGATCGGACGTGGCCAACCTGCAGACCCGCGCCGTGCGCGACGGTGACCACTATCGGGTCAGCGGCAGCAAGACCTTCATCACCAGCGGCGTGCGCGCCGATTACTACACCGTCGCGGTGCGTACCGGGGATCCGGGCTATGGCGGCATCAGCCTGCTGTTGATCGAGAAGGGCAGCCCCGGTTTCACGGTGGGCCGGCAGTTGAAAAAGATGGGCTGGTGGGCCTCGGACACCGCCGAGCTGTTTTTTGACGATTGCCGGGTGCCGGTGGGCAACCTGATCGGTGCCCAGAACATTGGCTTCGCCTGCATCATGGGCAACTTCCAGAGTGAGCGCCTGGCCCTGGCGCTGATGGCCAACATGACCGCACAGATGGCGCTGGAGGAGAGCCTGAAGTGGGCCCGGCAGCGCGAGGCGTTCGGCAAGCCCATCGCCAAATTCCAGGTGCTCAAGCATCGTCTGGCGGAGATGGCCACGGCCCTGGAAGTGTCCCGGGAATTCACCTATCGCCAGGCAGCACAGATGGCGGCCGGCAAAAGTGTGATCAAGGAGATTTCCATGGCCAAGAACTTCGCCACCGACACCGCCGACCGCATCACCCACGATGCGGTGCAGATACTCGGTGGCATGGGCTACATGCGCGACAGTCTGGTGGAGCGCCTGTATCGGGATAACCGCATCCTGTCCATTGGCGGCGGCACCCGCGAAGTGATGAACGAAATCATCAGCAAGCAGATGGGACTCTAG